In Brevinematia bacterium, a genomic segment contains:
- a CDS encoding NAD(P)H-hydrate dehydratase yields SINYLSEDSEVSVPKREVDSNKGSNGRVVVIGGSEKYLGALMLAVRGATKTGAGYIIAFVLEKFNTALKVFAPDVVSIPVPSGERGYFSKEDADFILGSGIIRKDDVVVIGNGITTQESTRDFFEKLVMGLDNILVIDADGINILSERPNFWGSLPNKDRIVLTPHVGEFARLVKAEVSEVRGRAFLFGREFSRTFGVNLVLKDNVNYVFFSDGEIWISDLNTPVLARAGTGDILAGLVGGNIAFTKSLKKGVTLGVKMLGELARRWGEDGFYPTPLEILSGE; encoded by the coding sequence AGCATAAACTATCTCTCCGAGGATAGTGAAGTTTCTGTTCCGAAAAGAGAAGTAGATAGTAATAAGGGTAGTAATGGTAGGGTGGTTGTTATAGGTGGGAGTGAGAAGTATCTGGGTGCGTTAATGCTTGCTGTAAGAGGAGCTACTAAAACTGGTGCGGGGTATATAATTGCATTTGTTCTTGAGAAGTTCAATACTGCTTTAAAGGTTTTTGCTCCAGATGTAGTTTCAATTCCAGTTCCTTCGGGTGAACGGGGATATTTCTCTAAAGAAGATGCGGACTTTATACTAGGTTCTGGGATTATAAGAAAAGATGATGTGGTAGTTATTGGAAACGGGATAACAACACAAGAGAGCACTAGGGATTTCTTTGAGAAACTTGTCATGGGGTTGGATAACATTCTTGTAATAGATGCAGATGGGATAAATATTCTCTCGGAAAGACCAAATTTCTGGGGATCTTTACCTAATAAGGATAGGATAGTTCTTACACCTCACGTTGGAGAGTTTGCTAGACTAGTAAAAGCGGAGGTAAGTGAGGTTAGGGGTAGAGCCTTTCTTTTCGGAAGGGAGTTTTCCAGAACTTTTGGGGTTAATTTGGTTCTTAAGGACAATGTAAATTATGTATTTTTCTCGGATGGAGAAATATGGATATCGGATTTAAATACACCAGTTTTAGCTAGAGCTGGCACAGGAGATATACTGGCGGGGCTTGTAGGAGGTAATATTGCTTTTACTAAGAGTTTAAAAAAGGGGGTGACTTTAGGTGTAAAAATGCTGGGAGAGCTTGCTAGAAGGTGGGGAGAGGACGGATTTTATCCTACTCCATTGGAAATACTGTCTGGAGAATGA
- a CDS encoding NUDIX hydrolase, whose product MNEVRVIKKRLIYQGKAFSFCSDEIEFNDKVMRKDYVLYPEAVAIVPVIGQNKFVLVRQFRYPVNDSVLEVPAGKLEPGESVTDGAIRELEEETGYKPNKITKLYEYYPAVGYSSEKIHIVLARDLEKTQKRLDEDEFTEVEILEHSEIMDMIRCGVIKDAKTIISFLLIEQFGGVYEI is encoded by the coding sequence ATGAATGAGGTTAGAGTAATAAAGAAGAGATTGATTTACCAAGGTAAGGCGTTTTCATTTTGTTCTGATGAGATAGAGTTTAATGACAAAGTAATGAGGAAAGACTATGTTCTTTACCCAGAAGCTGTGGCAATAGTTCCGGTTATAGGTCAGAATAAGTTTGTTCTAGTTAGGCAGTTTAGATATCCAGTAAATGATAGCGTTCTTGAGGTTCCTGCAGGAAAGTTAGAGCCGGGCGAAAGCGTTACAGATGGAGCTATAAGGGAGCTTGAGGAAGAAACTGGATATAAACCTAATAAAATTACAAAACTGTATGAATACTATCCTGCAGTGGGCTACAGCTCAGAGAAGATCCACATAGTTTTAGCCAGGGATTTGGAAAAAACTCAAAAGAGATTGGATGAGGATGAATTTACTGAAGTGGAGATTCTTGAGCACTCGGAGATTATGGATATGATAAGATGCGGTGTAATAAAAGATGCCAAGACTATAATTTCGTTTTTGCTGATTGAGCAATTCGGAGGTGTTTATGAGATTTGA
- a CDS encoding chemotaxis protein CheX, with translation MRFEIVNPFVDAIVETFAKLGIEIHKDKVNLKTGKKIEKKISFLFKIKNDFRGSVIYEFDEKLAYETIKKIYQIDEVPKDEELMLSGIGEFGNIVNSRLMEIAYRRGLNYSISSPVFYRYKGRVISYSSPCVEVMFVSKYGEVILSVVFDKFIAE, from the coding sequence ATGAGATTTGAGATCGTTAACCCTTTCGTAGATGCAATTGTTGAGACTTTCGCTAAGCTAGGTATAGAGATACATAAGGATAAAGTGAATTTAAAAACTGGTAAGAAAATAGAAAAAAAGATATCATTTCTTTTTAAGATAAAGAACGATTTCAGAGGTAGTGTAATATATGAGTTTGATGAAAAACTAGCTTACGAGACGATAAAGAAGATCTACCAAATAGATGAAGTTCCCAAGGATGAAGAACTTATGTTGTCTGGAATTGGAGAATTTGGCAATATAGTCAATTCAAGGCTTATGGAGATAGCTTATAGGAGAGGGTTAAACTATTCTATATCAAGTCCTGTATTTTACAGATACAAGGGAAGAGTTATATCTTATTCTTCGCCATGTGTTGAAGTAATGTTTGTGAGCAAGTATGGTGAAGTAATACTAAGTGTGGTATTTGATAAGTTCATTGCCGAGTGA
- the rfbB gene encoding dTDP-glucose 4,6-dehydratase → MKLLVTGCAGFIGTNFVYYYLRTHKDCLIVGLDKLTYAGNLENFSKLTEEEKKRFIFVKGDINNAELVNHLFNVYDFDVVVNFAAESHVDRSIFDPHIFIQTNVLGVQSLLSVAMNFWSSSSNWKNNKKFIQVSTDEVYGSLGPDGYFTELSPLDPHSPYSASKAGGDLIAKSYYDTFGFPVVITRCCNNYGPYQFPEKLIPLMIWNALNHKELPVYGDGKNIRDWLYVEDHCRALELVIDKGKIGEVYNIGGHNERENIYVVRRIIEILRRKVGDNKITEELIRFVKDRPGHDRRYAIDPSKITRELGWKHTVSIEEGLEITIDWYLNNLDWVRNVISGEYLRFYEKNYSNR, encoded by the coding sequence ATGAAGCTTTTGGTTACAGGTTGTGCAGGTTTTATAGGAACAAATTTCGTCTACTACTACCTGAGAACCCACAAAGACTGTCTAATAGTAGGACTTGATAAACTTACATATGCAGGTAACCTTGAAAACTTTTCCAAGCTTACCGAAGAAGAGAAGAAAAGATTTATCTTCGTTAAGGGCGACATAAATAACGCTGAACTGGTAAACCATCTCTTCAATGTATATGACTTTGATGTAGTCGTAAATTTTGCTGCAGAATCACATGTAGATAGATCAATATTTGACCCTCATATATTTATCCAGACTAATGTTTTAGGGGTGCAATCCCTCCTAAGTGTAGCTATGAACTTTTGGAGCAGTAGTAGCAACTGGAAAAACAACAAAAAGTTTATTCAGGTTTCTACTGACGAAGTTTACGGTTCCCTAGGCCCAGACGGCTACTTCACCGAACTTTCACCTCTTGATCCGCACAGTCCTTACTCTGCAAGTAAAGCCGGTGGAGACCTTATAGCCAAAAGCTACTATGATACATTTGGGTTTCCCGTAGTAATAACAAGATGTTGCAATAACTATGGACCTTATCAGTTTCCCGAAAAACTTATACCACTTATGATATGGAACGCACTAAACCACAAAGAACTACCAGTCTACGGAGACGGGAAAAACATAAGAGACTGGCTTTATGTTGAAGACCACTGTAGAGCACTTGAGCTAGTAATAGACAAAGGCAAAATAGGAGAAGTTTATAACATCGGCGGACACAACGAAAGAGAAAACATATACGTAGTAAGAAGAATTATTGAAATCCTTAGAAGAAAGGTAGGAGACAACAAAATAACTGAAGAACTTATAAGATTCGTCAAGGATCGCCCCGGACATGACCGAAGGTATGCTATAGATCCGTCTAAAATAACCAGAGAACTTGGTTGGAAACACACAGTATCCATAGAAGAAGGTTTAGAAATTACAATAGACTGGTATCTGAACAACTTAGACTGGGTTAGGAATGTAATCTCTGGTGAATACCTAAGATTCTACGAAAAGAACTACTCTAACAGATAA
- the rfbD gene encoding dTDP-4-dehydrorhamnose reductase, with protein MKILLTGAYGQLGTEFRKFFEQNNIQYIPVSRTKRENKTVAADITNQEKMEEIFRNEAIDLLINCAAYNDVDKAEGEGFRNAWLTNTFAVSNLALICRKYNVPMIHFSTDYVFNGEKRTPYTEEDKPMPICRYGWSKLGGEEFLRYIWEKHICLRVSWVFGRGETNFIKKLLKWCENGTVKVATDEISSPTSTETIVKASWKLFKEKAFGLYHLSNEGECSRYEYAKFVLKSLNWKGKLYKAKQSFFKLPAKRPNYSKLDPSNLKKVINLEIPHWEEAVYTYLKEEYGI; from the coding sequence ATGAAAATTCTACTTACGGGAGCGTATGGACAACTAGGAACCGAATTCAGGAAGTTCTTTGAACAAAATAACATCCAATATATTCCAGTAAGTAGAACGAAGAGAGAGAACAAAACTGTGGCTGCAGATATTACGAATCAAGAGAAGATGGAAGAAATTTTTAGAAATGAAGCTATAGATTTGCTCATAAATTGTGCTGCTTACAACGATGTTGATAAAGCTGAAGGGGAAGGATTTAGAAATGCATGGTTAACAAACACCTTTGCTGTAAGTAACCTTGCCCTAATCTGCAGGAAATATAACGTTCCGATGATACACTTTTCCACGGACTATGTATTTAACGGAGAAAAGAGGACACCTTACACTGAAGAAGACAAACCCATGCCTATATGCAGATACGGCTGGAGCAAACTTGGAGGAGAAGAGTTTCTAAGATACATTTGGGAAAAACACATATGCCTTAGAGTTAGCTGGGTTTTTGGTAGAGGAGAAACAAACTTCATAAAAAAACTTCTTAAGTGGTGTGAAAACGGAACAGTAAAGGTAGCAACCGACGAAATCTCTTCCCCCACTTCCACCGAAACAATAGTCAAAGCTTCATGGAAACTCTTCAAAGAAAAAGCCTTCGGCCTATATCACCTTTCAAATGAAGGAGAGTGCAGTAGGTATGAGTATGCAAAATTCGTTCTAAAATCCCTTAACTGGAAAGGAAAACTTTATAAGGCAAAACAATCTTTTTTTAAACTCCCAGCAAAAAGACCAAATTATTCAAAACTTGACCCTTCAAACCTGAAGAAGGTAATAAACCTTGAAATCCCCCATTGGGAGGAAGCAGTTTACACCTATCTCAAGGAGGAATATGGAATATGA
- a CDS encoding metal-dependent transcriptional regulator: MSRKKDGEISRGLKKYLKAISEIEAEKGIVRVSDIANKLNVSMSSVSSSLRKLSSMGYVNYEKHFFVRFTVKGKSLADRLHYNFTILYRFLVDILKVDEATARQQADEICTDTYDVVVQKIDHYLRSNPW, from the coding sequence ATGAGTAGAAAAAAAGATGGAGAAATTAGTAGAGGACTTAAGAAGTATCTAAAAGCAATATCAGAGATAGAAGCCGAGAAGGGGATAGTCAGAGTCAGTGATATTGCAAACAAACTTAATGTATCAATGTCTTCTGTATCTTCCTCATTACGGAAATTATCCAGCATGGGATACGTAAATTACGAAAAACACTTCTTTGTCAGATTCACAGTCAAAGGTAAATCACTCGCAGATAGACTTCATTACAACTTCACAATACTTTACAGATTCCTCGTAGACATCCTTAAGGTAGACGAAGCTACCGCCAGACAACAAGCAGATGAGATATGCACTGATACTTACGATGTTGTAGTACAAAAAATTGATCACTATCTCAGAAGTAACCCATGGTAG
- the smpB gene encoding SsrA-binding protein SmpB — MAVEVVSTNRKARKNYEVIDTYEAGIVLEGSEIKSVREHSVNIDDAFCLVEGGEIFVHNMHISPYHASSVFRPDPKRKRKLLLHRKEIDRISGQVARKGFALIPLRVYIKDGKWCKVEIGVCRGKKEYDKREELKRKEVELEMRRIKGYRF, encoded by the coding sequence ATGGCTGTGGAGGTTGTTTCAACTAATAGGAAGGCGAGGAAGAATTACGAAGTGATTGATACTTATGAAGCAGGAATTGTGCTTGAGGGGAGTGAGATAAAGTCTGTGAGAGAACATAGTGTGAACATTGATGATGCTTTTTGTTTGGTGGAGGGTGGTGAGATATTTGTTCACAACATGCACATATCCCCTTACCATGCATCTAGTGTTTTTAGGCCTGATCCTAAAAGGAAGAGAAAGCTTTTGCTTCATAGGAAAGAGATTGATAGGATTTCTGGACAGGTTGCTAGGAAGGGTTTTGCACTGATACCTTTGAGGGTTTATATAAAGGATGGCAAGTGGTGCAAGGTTGAGATTGGTGTATGTAGGGGTAAAAAGGAATATGACAAGAGGGAAGAGCTTAAGAGGAAGGAAGTGGAGCTAGAGATGAGGAGGATAAAGGGATATAGGTTTTAA